One Eurosta solidaginis isolate ZX-2024a chromosome 5, ASM4086904v1, whole genome shotgun sequence DNA segment encodes these proteins:
- the Aldh7A1 gene encoding putative aldehyde dehydrogenase family 7 member A1 homolog isoform X2 — protein MSVLRYLNRCMLFKHNSTGLLAQSTLFHKSSTRNSKNDYLINSTEYSFLKDIGIEQDNCGVYNGTWKGSGELVAAIDPGSGRKIANVRMGSVQEMDEAIKLGAEAYKEWSQLPAPQRGEIVRQIGDELRKYKEPLSKLVSLEVGKIYTEGLGEVQEFIDICDYAAGLSRMYAGQVINSERADHTILETWRPLGLVGIISAYNFPNAVFGWNAAIALTVGNTCLWKGSPCTSLIAVATTKIVADIFKRNNLPPASLLCQGGPNVGQKLVSDPRVKLVSFTGSCETGRNVAVEVQKRFGKSILELGGNNALVIDEDANFDTALYAAVFGGLATGGQRCTSTRRVIVHETLYDRLVQGMIAQYKKVIPRIGHQLDPNTLVGPVHSQLSVEKYKNAIDEAVRHGGKIAFGGKVIQRDGFFIEPTIITDLPHDAPVVHRETFAPIVYILKASSLEQAIEWNNEVYQGLSSSIFTENISNAFKWMGPQGSDCGVVNINTSTNGAEIGGAFGGEKYTGGGRESGSDAWKAYCKRATVVLNHSGKMAFAQGVVFDV, from the exons ATGTCTGTTTTGAGATATTTAAACCGTTGCATGCTTTTCAAGCATAACTCAACTGGACTCTTAGCGCAGTCGACCCTTTTCCATAAAAGTTCCACAAGAAACTCCAAAAATGATTACCTCATTAATTCAACAGAATATTCATTTCTCAAAGACATTGGTATTGAGCAAGATAATTGTGGTGTATATAATGGCACATGGAAAGGTTCTGGTGAGCTAGTGGCGGCTATTGATCCTGGCTCAGGACGAAAAATTGCCAATGTACGCATGGGTAGTGTACAAGAAATGGATGAAGCTATCAAACTAGGCGCTGAGGCATACAAAGAATGGTCACAGCTGCCAGCACCACAGCGTGGAGAAATTGTACGACAAATTGGCGACGAATTGCGCAAATATAAAGAGCCACTTTCCAAGCTTGTGAGTTTAGAAGTTGGAAAAATCTACACCGAGGGCTTAGGTGAAGTTCAAGAATTTATTGATATCTGTGATTATGCAGCGGGCTTATCTCGCATGTATGCTGGCCAAGTGATAAATTCCGAACGTGCTGATCACACCATACTGGAAACGTGGCGTCCTTTGGGGTTGGTGGGAATAATATCAGCATATAATTTTCCTAATGCTGTTTTTGGTTGGAATGCCGCTATTGCTTTG acTGTTGGCAATACCTGCCTCTGGAAGGGTTCACCCTGCACTTCACTTATTGCTGTGGCGACCACAAAGATCGTCGCTGATATTTTTAAACGCAATAACTTACCTCCAGCTTCATTACTTTGTCAGGGTGGCCCAAATGTGGGTCAGAAGCTTGTTTCCGATCCGCGGGTTAAACTTGTATCATTTACAGGTAGCTGCGAAACTGGTCGCAATGTTGCGGTCGAAGTACAAAAACGTTTTGGCAAATCCATATTGGAATTGGGTGGTAACAATGCTTTGGTTATAGATGAAGATGCTAACTTTGATACCGCATTGTATGCAGCCGTGTTTGGCGGTCTTGCTACCGGTGGACAGCGTTGCACTAGTACGCGTCGTGTAATAGTGCACGAGACATTGTATGACCGTCTGGTACAGGGAATGATTGCCCAATATAAGAAG GTAATCCCCAGAATTGGTCATCAATTAGACCCGAACACACTCGTTGGGCCCGTACATTCACAGTTAAgcgttgaaaaatataaaaacgcTATTGACGAAGCTGTGAGACATGGTGGTAAGATTGCATTTGGCGGAAAAGTAATACAGCGTGATGGATTCTTTATTGAACCAACCATTATTACGGATTTGCCACATGACGCTCCAGTGGTGCACCGTGAAACATTTGCACCGATCGTTTATATATTGAAAGCTAGTTCCCTAGAACAGGCAATTGAATGGAATAATGAAGTTTATCAAGGTTTATCTTCGTCAATATTTACTGAAAATATATCAAACGCATTTAAATGGATGGGACCACAAGGATCCGATTGTGGTGTTGTTAATATTAATACCTCAACGAATGGTGCGGAAATTGGTGGCGCTTTTGGTGGTGAAAAATATACAGGTGGTGGTAGAGAATCGGGATCGGATGCATGGAAAGCATATTGCAAACGTGCCACCGTCGTATTGAATCATTCCGGTAAAATGGCTTTTGCACAAGGAGTTGTTTTTGATGTTTAA
- the Aldh7A1 gene encoding putative aldehyde dehydrogenase family 7 member A1 homolog isoform X1, with product MSDMSVLRYLNRCMLFKHNSTGLLAQSTLFHKSSTRNSKNDYLINSTEYSFLKDIGIEQDNCGVYNGTWKGSGELVAAIDPGSGRKIANVRMGSVQEMDEAIKLGAEAYKEWSQLPAPQRGEIVRQIGDELRKYKEPLSKLVSLEVGKIYTEGLGEVQEFIDICDYAAGLSRMYAGQVINSERADHTILETWRPLGLVGIISAYNFPNAVFGWNAAIALTVGNTCLWKGSPCTSLIAVATTKIVADIFKRNNLPPASLLCQGGPNVGQKLVSDPRVKLVSFTGSCETGRNVAVEVQKRFGKSILELGGNNALVIDEDANFDTALYAAVFGGLATGGQRCTSTRRVIVHETLYDRLVQGMIAQYKKVIPRIGHQLDPNTLVGPVHSQLSVEKYKNAIDEAVRHGGKIAFGGKVIQRDGFFIEPTIITDLPHDAPVVHRETFAPIVYILKASSLEQAIEWNNEVYQGLSSSIFTENISNAFKWMGPQGSDCGVVNINTSTNGAEIGGAFGGEKYTGGGRESGSDAWKAYCKRATVVLNHSGKMAFAQGVVFDV from the exons CATGTCTGTTTTGAGATATTTAAACCGTTGCATGCTTTTCAAGCATAACTCAACTGGACTCTTAGCGCAGTCGACCCTTTTCCATAAAAGTTCCACAAGAAACTCCAAAAATGATTACCTCATTAATTCAACAGAATATTCATTTCTCAAAGACATTGGTATTGAGCAAGATAATTGTGGTGTATATAATGGCACATGGAAAGGTTCTGGTGAGCTAGTGGCGGCTATTGATCCTGGCTCAGGACGAAAAATTGCCAATGTACGCATGGGTAGTGTACAAGAAATGGATGAAGCTATCAAACTAGGCGCTGAGGCATACAAAGAATGGTCACAGCTGCCAGCACCACAGCGTGGAGAAATTGTACGACAAATTGGCGACGAATTGCGCAAATATAAAGAGCCACTTTCCAAGCTTGTGAGTTTAGAAGTTGGAAAAATCTACACCGAGGGCTTAGGTGAAGTTCAAGAATTTATTGATATCTGTGATTATGCAGCGGGCTTATCTCGCATGTATGCTGGCCAAGTGATAAATTCCGAACGTGCTGATCACACCATACTGGAAACGTGGCGTCCTTTGGGGTTGGTGGGAATAATATCAGCATATAATTTTCCTAATGCTGTTTTTGGTTGGAATGCCGCTATTGCTTTG acTGTTGGCAATACCTGCCTCTGGAAGGGTTCACCCTGCACTTCACTTATTGCTGTGGCGACCACAAAGATCGTCGCTGATATTTTTAAACGCAATAACTTACCTCCAGCTTCATTACTTTGTCAGGGTGGCCCAAATGTGGGTCAGAAGCTTGTTTCCGATCCGCGGGTTAAACTTGTATCATTTACAGGTAGCTGCGAAACTGGTCGCAATGTTGCGGTCGAAGTACAAAAACGTTTTGGCAAATCCATATTGGAATTGGGTGGTAACAATGCTTTGGTTATAGATGAAGATGCTAACTTTGATACCGCATTGTATGCAGCCGTGTTTGGCGGTCTTGCTACCGGTGGACAGCGTTGCACTAGTACGCGTCGTGTAATAGTGCACGAGACATTGTATGACCGTCTGGTACAGGGAATGATTGCCCAATATAAGAAG GTAATCCCCAGAATTGGTCATCAATTAGACCCGAACACACTCGTTGGGCCCGTACATTCACAGTTAAgcgttgaaaaatataaaaacgcTATTGACGAAGCTGTGAGACATGGTGGTAAGATTGCATTTGGCGGAAAAGTAATACAGCGTGATGGATTCTTTATTGAACCAACCATTATTACGGATTTGCCACATGACGCTCCAGTGGTGCACCGTGAAACATTTGCACCGATCGTTTATATATTGAAAGCTAGTTCCCTAGAACAGGCAATTGAATGGAATAATGAAGTTTATCAAGGTTTATCTTCGTCAATATTTACTGAAAATATATCAAACGCATTTAAATGGATGGGACCACAAGGATCCGATTGTGGTGTTGTTAATATTAATACCTCAACGAATGGTGCGGAAATTGGTGGCGCTTTTGGTGGTGAAAAATATACAGGTGGTGGTAGAGAATCGGGATCGGATGCATGGAAAGCATATTGCAAACGTGCCACCGTCGTATTGAATCATTCCGGTAAAATGGCTTTTGCACAAGGAGTTGTTTTTGATGTTTAA